The window CAGCGCGCACGCCAGGCCGATCTTCTTGCGCATGCCGGCGGAGTAGTCCACGACGAGGGTGTCGCGGTCGTCGCCGAGGCCCAGCGCGTCGAGCAGCTCGCCGGTGCGGGTGTGCACCTCGGCCTCGGGCATGCCGCGGAGCAGGCCGGTGTAGCGCAGCAGCTCGGCGCCGGTGAGGCGGTCGAGCATGCGGATCCCGTCGGGGAGCACGCCCATGAGCGCCTTCGCCCCCGCCGGGTCCTGCCAGACGTCGTGTCCGAGCACCCACGCCGAGCCCGCGTCCGGACGCAGCAGCCCCGTCGTCATCGCCAGCGTGGTGGTCTTGCCCGCACCGTTCGGGCCGAGCAGGCCGAGCATCGATCCGGCGGGGACGTCGAGCGAGAGGCCGTCGACGGCGACCTTCTGGCCGAACTGCTTGCGGAGCCCGCGGAGGGCGAGCACGGGAGGGGCCGGGGCGTGGTCGGTCATGGCCCCCATCCCATCACGCGGGAGTCGAGCGACGCATCCACCGCGAGGGGGAGTCGGGATGGGGCGCGGTCAGCGGTCCAGGGCGGCGAAGCGCTCGATATCGCTGTTGGTGCCCGACACGATGATGAGGTCGTGGTTGGTGACGATGGTGTTCGCCTCGGCGTAGCGGAACGGCTTGCCGGGGCTCTTCACGCCGACGACGGTGACCTTGTACTTCGAGCGCACGCCGGACTCGTTCAGGCCGACGCCGCGGATGAACTTCGGCGGGTACATCTTGGCGAGCACGAAGTCGTCGTCGAAGCGGATGAAGTCGAGCATGCGACCGCTCACCAGGTGGGCGACGCGCTCGCCGGCCTCGCGCTCGGGGTAGATCACGTGGTTGGCGCCGACGCGGGCGAGGATCTTGCCGTGCGACTGGGAGACGGCCTTGGCCCAGATCTGCGGGACCTTGAGGTCGACGAGGTTCGCGGTGATGAGCACGGATGCCTCGATCGAGGAGCCGACCGCGACGACCGCGACCTGGAAGTCCTGGGCGCCGATCTGGCGCAGGGCGTCGATGTTCCTGGCATCGGCCTGCACGGTGTGGGTGACCCGCTCCGACCACTTCTGCACGAGCTCGAGATTGTCGTCGATCGCGAGGACCTCGCGGTCGAGACGGTCGAGCTCACCGGCGCACGCCGCACCGAACCGGCCGAGGCCGATGACGAGGACGGGGGCGTCTCCGCGCAGGACTTCAACCAACGATCGGCCTTTCCACCGGCAGTGAGTAGTACTGCGTTCGCGACGTCGCGGCGACTGCCGCGGCGAGAGTCACTGTACCAACGCGCCCCATGAAGATGGTCGCGGCCATGACGTACGAGGCGGAATCCGGCAGCTCGCCGGTCAGGCCCGTCGAGAGGCCGACGGTGCCGAACGCGGAGATGACGTCGAACAGCACGTGGCTGATGTCGGCCTTCGTGATCTGCGCGATCACGATGGTCGACAGGGCCACGATGGTCGCTCCCCACGCGACGACGCTGAGGGCGACGCGCTGCACGTCGCTCGGGATGCGCCGCCCGAAGGCCTCGACCGACTGGCGTCCCTTCGCCTCCGACCACACCGCGATCGCGAGCACGGCGAGGGTGGTCACCTTGATGCCTCCCGCGGTCGACGCGGAGCCGCCGCCGACGAACATGAGCATGCTCGCCGCGAGCAGGGAGGAGCCGTTGAGATCGTCCATCTCGATCACGTTGAAGCCGCCGGAGCGCGTCATCGCGGAGAGGAAGAACGCCTGGAAGGTCGTGTCGGCGGCGTCCATCGACCCGAACGTCTTCGGGTTGTCGTACTCGAGGATGAGGAACGCGGCGGCACCGACCACGAACAGCAGCACGGTGGTGACGATCGTGAGCTTGGAGTGCAGCGACCACCGCTTCACGTGCCACACGTGCTTGGCGAGCGTGTAGATCACGGGGAAGCCGATGCTGCCGAGGAAGACCCCCACCATGAGCAGGAACAGCACGAGGTAGTCGTCGGCGAACACCGCGACGCCGCCGTCGTTGGGGGCGAAGCCGGTGTTGGTGAACGCCATGGCGGCGAAGTAGGGCGCCTCCCACAGTGCGGCGATCGGGTCGACCTTGGCCATCACCAGGGCCGGGTAGAGGAGTGCGGCGAGGGAGGCCTCGATGATGAGGGCGGAGACGGCGACCGTGGTGAGGAGCTGCCCGACCTCGCCCAGCCGCACCGTCTGGCTCTCGTTCACGACGCCGCCGTGCGCGCGCAGCGGGTTCGTGTCGCCCGCGGCCATGAGCTTGGCGCGCAACCCGAGGCGCTTGGAGATGAGCATGCCCATCAGCGAGGCGAGGGTCAGCACGCCCAGCGCACCGATGTTCACGCCGATGAACACCAGGACGTGCCCGAACGGCGACCAGTGGTTGGCCATGTCCACGGTCGCCAGACCCGTGACGCAGATCGTGGAGACGGCGGTGAAGAGGGCGTCGCTCAGCGGCGTGACGGTGCGGTCGGCCGATGCGATCGGCAGCGAGAAGAGGACGGTGAAGACGAGGATCAGCAGCGCGAACACGGAGATCGCGAACCGCGACGGCGACGACGTGATGAGGTGCTTGAAGCGCCCGCCCGACCCCGGGAACCGCTGTCGGGGCGACGACGCCGAAACGATGCCCGACATCGCTGCCCCCTCGTTCGAATCCATCCGTGCACGACGCCGCCCGCCGAGCCCTCGTCATGGTACTCCGTGCCGGGGGCGACTACCCTGATGCCATGACGGACATCTTCGACGTGATCGCAGACGGTACGAGGCGCGACATCCTCCAGCTCCTGCTCCGGCGAACGTCCGAAGGCGAGTCCGGCACCAGCGTGAGCCAGATCGTGGCCGACCTGGGGATCAGCCAGCCCACCGTCTCCAAGCACCTCAAGGTGCTGCGCGATGCCGAGCTCGTGACCGTGCGCGAGGACGGGCAGCGTCGGTTCTACAGCCTCGCCGTCGAGCCGCTCGAGGTCGTCGACGACTGGCTGGTCCCGTTCCTCGTCGACGCCTACGGCGACGCGGCCCCGGACATCGCCTACCCGGGTGGTCTTCCCGATGGCGCGGCACACGCCGCCGAGGTGGTCGGACGCGCGGCCGCATCGGCCAAGCACGTGGTGACCACGGCGCTCAAGCGGCTCGGCGCCTGACGCGCGCGCAGCCGCGCCGGAACGGACATCGCCCCTGACGACCGGGGGGCATGTCGTCAGGGGCGATCCACGGACCCCAGCTCCGCAACGGACTCGGCGGTGCCGGCACAAGTCCTGCATCGACAGTGCCAGAGCTGTCTGGGCGACCGGCGAGCGGCGGCTATGCGCGGGCTGGACGGGACGGGCTCAGCGGCGGCCCGCCTTGCGGCGGAACAGCCACGCGCCCCACACGACGGCGACGCCGAGGATCACCACGCACCACAGCACCGCCCACCACGGCTGCGTTCCGGCGTCGGTACCGAGGAGCAGGCTGCGGATGGTCTCGACGATCGGGGTGATGGGCTGGTGCGCGGCGACCGGCTGCAGCCACTCCGGCATGCTCGCCACCGGCACGAAAGCGCTGGACAGGTAGGGCAGGAACAGCAGCACGAAGCCGTAGCCGTTGGCACCCTCGGGGCTGCCGGCGGCGAGGCCGATCGCCGCGAACAGGTACGTGATCGCGAGGATGTAGAGCGTGATCAGCCCGCCCAGCGCGATCCAGTCGCCCGGCGACGCGGTCGGGCGGAACCCGACCAGCACCCCGACGCCGATGACGATGGCCGTCGCGACCAGGTTGCGCAGGACGCTCGCCACCACGTGCCCGGTGAGCACGGCTCCGGCGCGCAGCGGCATGGTGCGGAACCGGTCGATGATGCCGGAGCGCATGTCGTTCGCGACATACACCGCCGTGGAGGACGCCCCGAACCCCGCGCACGTGAGGATGATGCCCGGCACGACGTAGTCGACGTAGGCGCCGGAGGGGTCGATCGCCCCGCCGAACACCCACGTGAACATGAGCATGAGCATGACGGGCAGCATGATCGCCATGAGCAGTGATTCGCCGTCGCGCAGCGAGTGCCGCAGGCTGCGTCCGACGAAGACGGTTTCGGCCGTCAGCCCGCGCAGGCGCGGTCGAGGCGTCGGCGTGGGGGAGGCGTGCGGGGGCATGGGGGTGGTGATGGTGACCGCGGTGTTCATGCGAGCTCCTCGAGGGTGCGTGAGGCGGCGTCGACCGGCTCTCCGGATACAGGCCGGCCCGCGGGGGACGATGTGACCGCCAGGAACACGTCGTCGAGGGTGGGCCGTCGGAGCGTGACGACGCCGTCGTCTCCCTCCGTGTCGAGCCGATCGAGGGCGCGCCGCAGCCCGGCGACCGTGCCGTCGGTCGGGATCTCGCGCCGCAGCTCTCCCCGGCTGTCGTGGAGCTCGACCGTGTCGCCGCCGATACGCGCCTTGAGCTCGGCGGCGGTGCCCAGCGCCGCGATCCGGCCGTCGTGCAGGACGGCGATCCGGTCGGCGAGCTGATCCGCCTCCTCCAGGTACTGGGTGGTGAGGAACACCGTCGTGCCGGCACCCGCGACCGTGCGGATGATGTCCCACAGGTCGCGGCGGCTACGGGTGTCGAGCCC of the Microbacterium sufflavum genome contains:
- a CDS encoding ABC transporter ATP-binding protein, producing the protein MTDHAPAPPVLALRGLRKQFGQKVAVDGLSLDVPAGSMLGLLGPNGAGKTTTLAMTTGLLRPDAGSAWVLGHDVWQDPAGAKALMGVLPDGIRMLDRLTGAELLRYTGLLRGMPEAEVHTRTGELLDALGLGDDRDTLVVDYSAGMRKKIGLACALIHAPRLLLLDEPLEAVDPVSGQTIRQILRAFVDSGGTVVLSSHVMELVESMCDRVAIVAEGRLLAHGELDEVRAGMTLQQRFLSLVGAHDLGTETLAWLRSS
- a CDS encoding ArsR/SmtB family transcription factor, which produces MTDIFDVIADGTRRDILQLLLRRTSEGESGTSVSQIVADLGISQPTVSKHLKVLRDAELVTVREDGQRRFYSLAVEPLEVVDDWLVPFLVDAYGDAAPDIAYPGGLPDGAAHAAEVVGRAAASAKHVVTTALKRLGA
- a CDS encoding TrkH family potassium uptake protein, whose translation is MSGIVSASSPRQRFPGSGGRFKHLITSSPSRFAISVFALLILVFTVLFSLPIASADRTVTPLSDALFTAVSTICVTGLATVDMANHWSPFGHVLVFIGVNIGALGVLTLASLMGMLISKRLGLRAKLMAAGDTNPLRAHGGVVNESQTVRLGEVGQLLTTVAVSALIIEASLAALLYPALVMAKVDPIAALWEAPYFAAMAFTNTGFAPNDGGVAVFADDYLVLFLLMVGVFLGSIGFPVIYTLAKHVWHVKRWSLHSKLTIVTTVLLFVVGAAAFLILEYDNPKTFGSMDAADTTFQAFFLSAMTRSGGFNVIEMDDLNGSSLLAASMLMFVGGGSASTAGGIKVTTLAVLAIAVWSEAKGRQSVEAFGRRIPSDVQRVALSVVAWGATIVALSTIVIAQITKADISHVLFDVISAFGTVGLSTGLTGELPDSASYVMAATIFMGRVGTVTLAAAVAATSRTQYYSLPVERPIVG
- a CDS encoding ABC transporter permease, which produces MNTAVTITTPMPPHASPTPTPRPRLRGLTAETVFVGRSLRHSLRDGESLLMAIMLPVMLMLMFTWVFGGAIDPSGAYVDYVVPGIILTCAGFGASSTAVYVANDMRSGIIDRFRTMPLRAGAVLTGHVVASVLRNLVATAIVIGVGVLVGFRPTASPGDWIALGGLITLYILAITYLFAAIGLAAGSPEGANGYGFVLLFLPYLSSAFVPVASMPEWLQPVAAHQPITPIVETIRSLLLGTDAGTQPWWAVLWCVVILGVAVVWGAWLFRRKAGRR
- a CDS encoding potassium channel family protein, producing MVEVLRGDAPVLVIGLGRFGAACAGELDRLDREVLAIDDNLELVQKWSERVTHTVQADARNIDALRQIGAQDFQVAVVAVGSSIEASVLITANLVDLKVPQIWAKAVSQSHGKILARVGANHVIYPEREAGERVAHLVSGRMLDFIRFDDDFVLAKMYPPKFIRGVGLNESGVRSKYKVTVVGVKSPGKPFRYAEANTIVTNHDLIIVSGTNSDIERFAALDR